The following proteins are encoded in a genomic region of Enoplosus armatus isolate fEnoArm2 chromosome 11, fEnoArm2.hap1, whole genome shotgun sequence:
- the arhgap20 gene encoding rho GTPase-activating protein 20, which yields METMSPQQGTMGQNRSDSLTGEGKALPDSKKKMKTLAQRRQSAPSLVISKALTRSRSTSRENCLTPVSPESCPLVQAFLAECPGRLFLGHAQTQLKTGLQTQERHLFLFTDTLLVAKAKSPTHFKVKAQVRVCEMWTASCMEEVCEGSTNPERCFVMGWPTCNCVATFSSEEHKDKWLALIKSRIIEGKEKDDPKTIPLKIFAKDIGNCAYAKTLAVSNTDSTTDVIRMALLQFGISGCVKDHRLWVNSSKDDPPYPLIGHEFPFSIKMSHIRDGGSGGGGLGGGRDPTSPTDCPGVLLLDQCLPPDTQCQFILKPSKVAPGQAPLIEPGQQKSFKRKRSLINWPFWRGSNTQLDGLPLSPTSLSPTQGRLFGRPLSSVCSPDHGLPKPVMDMLVFLYLEGPYTRGVFRRSAGAKACRELRDRLDSGTEDPEITHQSVFVIAAVLKDFLRNIPGSMLYVDLYDQWMDVMEGEGGEERMSAVQRLLHLLPSENLLLLRHVVAVLHCIQGNAHDNQMNAFNLSVCIAPSMLWAPAPSTPEMEGEGTKKVCELVRFLIENCSSVLGEDVTSLFRSFSQKSSSSDHGSDVSSFQMNDSSYDSLENELNDDPESPYQEQLPLRDKDKPDSRSRDSVITLSDCDPDPDPETDLLLQLPPLARPRRFSPAVRQLRNRQANGPSQGPRRLRRSSEPALTLASTPPSGTVTVHGDNHCLPVRKASYDAAMEGEGEEDEVFLDQGLSGLQLKEEEEDGCEKGGAKVQNGGRRKMKHAPPPPLRLDASCSSLSSPATSPTGSSLSSLDSAFSQYSTDYATNGAIPLAEPAPLSPLFPGRPQVSPRGSPPQREAPPHWPHLNQPPRTSQTPPHPHGLHPNMWLKKDRRLSLRQPDNGHTEEDLPVLNGKTHPTSNGYSVCSQEAVVTNRNCQRRSSSPPSYQQALLQLQRSRSPFYRGIEKPLTVRELRQLHDQTCTNRPPIPSPPNNPKPHTGSEVTPRLARNECMQPPQGVFFGQSTTTLVLQRQKSHLLTPAMEGHKGTRTLPHPRRASDPAKVTANSNPSSSLTLDRPRTSKGQPQDGGLRVSEVEPNHTEPRFCLSPSATRAVRDYFSSQDQEDADACLRRSQEVALAIVQGKREWQSRRCSDPRVDDFDQLFFAEESYV from the exons GGAAAACTGCCTGACGCCAGTCAGCCCAGAGTCGTGTCCCCTGGTTCAGGCCTTCCTGGCTGAGTGTCCAGGCCGCCTATTCTTGGGTCACGCCCAAACGCAGCTGAAGACAGGCCTGCAGACCCAGGAGAgacacctcttcctcttcaccgaCACACTGCTCGTCGCCAAGGCCAA GTCTCCCACTCATTTCAAGGTGAAGGCCCAAGTCCGAGTGTGTGAGATGTGGACGGCCAGCTGCATGGAGGAGGTGTGTGAGGGAAGCACCAACCCAGAGAGGTGCTTCGTCATGGGCTGGCCCACCTGCAACTGTGTGGCCACCTTCAg ctctgagGAGCACAAGGACAAGTGGTTGGCACTCATCAAAAG CCGGATAATTGAGGGAAAAGAGAAGGACGACCCCAAGACCATTCCACTGAAGATATTTGCAAAGGATATTGGAAATTGTGCATAT GCCAAGACACTTGCGGTCAGCAACACTGACAGCACCACTGATGTCATCCGCATGGCTCTGCTGCAGTTTGGCATATCA GGCTGCGTTAAAGACCACCGGTTATGGGTGAACTCCAGCAAGGACGACCCTCCATACCCTCTCATCG GCCACGAGTTTCCCTTCAGCATCAAGATGAGCCACATTCGCGATGGCGGGAGCGGTGGTGGAGGactgggaggagggagggatccAACGAGTCCCACAGACTGTCCaggggtgctgctgctggaccagTGTCTCCCTCCAGACACCCAGTGCCAGTTTATCCTCAAACCCAGCAAGGTTGCCCCAGGACAGGCTCCGCTTATAG AGCCCGGTCAGCAGAAGTCTTTTAAGAGAAAGAGGTCTCTGATCAACTGGCCTTTCTGGAGAGGCTCCAACACGCAGCTGGACGGCCTGCCCCTGTCCCCGACCTCGCTCTCCCCCACTCAGGGACGGCTGTTCGGACGACCCCTGAGCTCCGTCTGCTCTCCAGACCACGGCCTGCCCAAGCCTGTCATG GACATGTTGGTGTTCCTGTACCTGGAGGGGCCGTACACCAGGGGCGTCTTCAGGCGGTCAGCTGGGGCCAAAGCCTGCCGGGAGCTTCGGGACAGGCTGGACAGTGGGACGGAGGACCCGGAGATCACACACCAGTCTGTGTTCGTCATCGCTGCTGTCCTCAAG GACTTCCTGCGAAATATCCCGGGCAGCATGCTGTATGTTGATCTGTATGACCAGTGGATGGATgtgatggagggggagggaggggaggagaggatgtcAGCTGTCCAGAG gttgCTCCACCTCCTGCCCAGTGAGAACCTGCTTCTGCTGCGACACGTAGTTGCCGTGCTGCACTGTATCCAAGGCAACGCCCACGACAACCAGATGAACGCCTTCAACCTGTCCGTCTGCATCgctcccagcatgctttgggCTCCAGCGCCAAGCACTCctgagatggagggggagggcaCCAAAAAG GTGTGTGAGCTTGTTCGCTTCCTCATAGAGAACTGCAGCAGCGTCCTGGGAGAGGACGTCACCTCGCTGTTCAGAAGCTTCAgccagaagagcagcagcagtgaccaCGGATCAG ATGTGTCATCCTTCCAGATGAACGACTCGTCTTACGACAGTCTGGAGAACGAGCTGAACGACGACCCTGAGTCTCCCTACCAGGAACAGCTGCCCCTTCGTGACAAGGACAAGCCCGACAGCCGCAGCCGTGACTCCGTCATCACCCTCAGTGACTGTGACCCTGATCCCGACCCCGAGACCGACCTCCTGTTGCAGCTCCCCCCGCTGGCCAGGCCCAGGAGATTCAGCCCTGCAGTTCGACAGCTGCGCAACCGCCAGGCCAACGGCCCGTCACAGGGTCccaggaggctgaggaggagttCAGAGCCCGCCTTGACCCTGGCAAGCACACCGCCCTCGGGCACAGTGACCGTTCACGGCGATAACCACTGTCTACCAGTAAGGAAGGCGAGTTATGATGCTGCcatggagggggagggagaggaggacgaggtgtTTCTTGACCAGGGGCTGAGCGGGctgcagctgaaggaggaggaagaggatggatgTGAGAAGGGAGGAGCCAAAGTCCAAAATGGTGGACGGAGGAAGATGAAGCACGCCCCTCCGCCTCCGCTGCGATTGGACGCCAGCTGTTCAAGTCTGTCGTCACCGGCAACCTCACCCACAGGCTCCTCCCTCAGCTCTTTAGACTCCGCCTTCTCACAGTACTCTACTGACTATGCCACCAATGGGGCGATTCCATTGGCTGAGCCTGctcctctgtcccctctctTTCCTGGACGGCCCCAGGTGTCACCCAGGGGCTCTCCTCCTCAGAGGGAAGCTCCGCCTCATTGGCCACACCTCAACCAGCCCCCTCGGACCAGCCAAACCCCCCCTCACCCTCATGGCCTCCACCCTAACATGTGGCTCAAGAAGGACCGCCGCCTCTCATTAAGGCAGCCTGATAAtggacacacagaggaggacttGCCTGTGCTAAATGGGAAAACCCACCCAACCAGTAATGGCTACTCCGTCTGTTCTCAGGAGGCCGTGGTGACGAACCGAAACTGCCAACGGAGATCCAGCAGCCCTCCGTCCTACCAGcaggctctgctgcagctgcagcgcaGCCGCTCTCCTTTCTACAGGGGGATAGAGAAACCTCTGACGGTCAGAGAGCTGAGGCAGCTCCATGACCAGACCTGCACCAACAGACCCCCAATCCCATCCCCCCCTAACAACCCCAAaccacacacaggaagtgaggtcACACCGAGGCTGGCTAGAAATGAGTGCATGCAGCCCCCACAGGGTgttttctttggacagagcaCCACCACTCTGGTCCTCCAGAGGCAAAAGTCCCACTTGTTAACTCCGGCCATGGAGGGACACAAAGGGACGAGGACTCTTCCCCATCCCCGCCGAGCATCTGACCCTGCCAAGGTCACTGCAAACTCTAACCCCTCCTCCAGCCTCACCCTGGACAGACCTCGCACTTCTAAAGGTCAGCCCCAAGATGGCGGCCTGAGAGTGTCAGAGGTGGAGCCCAACCACACCGAGCCACGCTTCTGCCTGTCTCCCTCCGCCACCCGGGCCGTAAGGGACTACTTTTCCTCCCAGGATCAGGAGGATGCAGATGCCTGCCTGCGGAGGAGTCAGGAGGTGGCACTGGCTATCGTGCAGGGTAAGAGGGAATGGCAGAGCAGGCGGTGCAGTGACCCACGAGTGGACGACTTTGACcagcttttttttgcagaaGAGTCATACGTGTAA